In Nicotiana tabacum cultivar K326 chromosome 2, ASM71507v2, whole genome shotgun sequence, the following proteins share a genomic window:
- the LOC107831897 gene encoding putative protein phosphatase 2C 39, whose product MTGREIIHKIKEKVGLSSSDTGRGKSKMSKHITHGYHMVEGKSHHTMEDYVFAQFKQVDDNELGLFAIFDGHLSHEIPDYLRSHLFNNILNEPNFWVEPESAIRRAYRITDSTILDKATDLGKGGSTAVTAILINGQKLVVANVGDSRAVIFKNGVAKQLSIDHEPDRERKIIEDRGGFVSNFPGDVPRVDGQLAVARAFGDKSLKMHLSSEPDVVVELIDDDTEFLILASDGVWKVLSNQEAADCIKNIKDARSAAKHLNEQALAKGSTDDISCVVVRFQ is encoded by the exons ATGACTGGCAGAGAAATCATTCACAAAATAAAG GAAAAGGTTGGTTTAAGTTCATCTGATACCGGAAGAGGTAAGAGTAAAATGTCAAAGCACATAACCCATGGGTATCACATGGTTGAGGGAAAATCGCATCACACCATGGAAGACTATGTTTTTGCACAATTTAAGCAAGTTGACGATAATGAACTTGGACTATTTGCAATATTTGATGGCCATTTAAGCCATGAGATTCCTGATTACCTCCGATCTCACTTATTCAACAATATCCTGAACGAG CCTAACTTCTGGGTTGAACCGGAGTCTGCAATCAGGAGAGCATACCGCATAACAGATTCCACTATTTTGGATAAGGCTACTGATTTGGGTAAAGGAGGGTCCACTGCAGTTACAGCCATATTGATTAATGGTCAGAAACTAGTTGTAGCTAATGTGGGAGATTCTCGTgctgtcattttcaagaatggagTAGCCAAGCAGCTGTCCATTGACCATGAGCCTGACAGAGAGAGGAAGATCATTGAGGATAGAGGTGGTTTTGTTTCCAATTTTCCAG GTGATGTGCCTCGGGTTGATGGGCAGTTAGCAGTAGCAAGGGCATTTGGTGACAAGAGCTTGAAGATGCATCTTAGTTCAGAGCCGGATGTGGTGGTAGAGCTCATTGATGACGATACAGAGTTTCTCATCTTGGCTAGTGATGGCGTATGGAAG GTACTGTCAAACCAAGAAGCTGCGGATTGCATAAAGAATATAAAGGATGCACGGTCAGCTGCGAAGCACCTTAACGAACAAGCCCTTGCAAAGGGAAGTACAGATGACATATCCTGCGTGGTTGTAAGGTTCCAATGA
- the LOC107831898 gene encoding squamosa promoter-binding-like protein 5, which produces MATHIHDMPLKNTAENNEFDEEEETEEEEEENVGVELIEESQLKRKRLNLEKTKRSNSESCQVEKCKVDLSGAKKYYKRHKVCQVHAKAPIVVVAALRQRFCQQCSRFHEVSEFDGTKRSCRRRLAGHNERRRKIPLSIKLEDNQCRQINGEDRPQITLTNRNASFKNYHIL; this is translated from the exons ATGGCAACCCATATCCATGATATGCCATTGAAGAACACAGCAGAAAACAATGAGTTTGATGAAGAGGAAGAAAcagaggaggaagaagaggagaATGTTGGAGTAGAGCTAATTGAGGAGAGTCAGTTGAAGAGGAAAAGATTGAATCTTGAAAAGACAAAAAGGTCAAATAGTGAGAGTTGTCAAGTGGAGAAATGTAAAGTTGATTTGAGTGGTGCAAAGAAGTACTACAAAAGGCACAAAGTTTGCCAAGTTCATGCCAAGGCTCCAATTGTTGTGGTTGCCGCTCTAAGGCAGAGGTTCTGCCAACAATGCAGCAG GTTCCATGAGGTCTCAGAATTTGATGGCACTAAAAGGAGTTGTCGCCGGCGTTTAGCTGGACACAATGAGCGGCGTCGGAAAATCCCACTGTCCATTAAGCTGGAAGATAACCAATGCAGGCAGATTAATGGGGAAGACAGACCACAGATAACCTTGACAAACAGAAATGCCTCCTTCAAAAACTATCACATCCTCTAG